A region of Beijerinckia sp. 28-YEA-48 DNA encodes the following proteins:
- the rfbB gene encoding dTDP-glucose 4,6-dehydratase, whose product MRVLVTGGAGFIGSAVVRELVLNQEAEVLVVDALTYAGNLGNLSVVAHNPRYRFLKANVADEAAIRQAFASFRPNTVMHLAAESHVDRSIDGPRTFIQTNVVGTAALLQATLEYWQQLTASQQAAFRFHHISTDEVFGSLGSEGFFCETTAYDPRSPYSASKAAADHFVRAWWHTYGLPTLVTHCSNNYGPYHYPEKLIPLMILNALEGRELPIYGDGGNIRDWLHVEDHARALIAVIQRGQPGETYAIGGKAERTNLDVVKAVCSLIDEFAFNSSRGPAEHLIRFVTDRPGHDRRYAIDCSKIEAELGWTPQESFESGLTKTVCWYLDNQEWWQPIRSGVYRGERLGVA is encoded by the coding sequence ATGCGGGTTTTGGTTACTGGTGGAGCGGGCTTCATCGGCTCAGCCGTCGTGCGTGAACTTGTGCTCAATCAAGAAGCCGAAGTTCTCGTGGTGGATGCACTCACTTATGCCGGTAACCTCGGAAATCTTTCGGTTGTTGCTCACAATCCACGTTATCGCTTTCTCAAAGCAAACGTTGCGGATGAAGCAGCGATACGACAGGCATTCGCCAGCTTCCGACCTAACACGGTCATGCACCTGGCGGCAGAGAGCCATGTCGACCGTTCAATTGATGGACCGCGTACCTTTATCCAAACCAACGTCGTCGGAACGGCTGCGTTATTGCAGGCTACCCTTGAATATTGGCAGCAACTAACCGCATCGCAGCAAGCGGCCTTCCGCTTCCATCATATTTCGACAGATGAGGTATTTGGCTCGCTCGGATCCGAAGGATTCTTCTGCGAGACGACTGCCTATGATCCGCGTTCACCGTATTCAGCATCAAAGGCCGCGGCCGACCATTTTGTACGGGCCTGGTGGCATACCTACGGTCTACCGACATTGGTCACTCATTGTTCGAACAACTACGGCCCATATCATTATCCCGAAAAGCTTATCCCACTCATGATTTTAAATGCTCTGGAGGGACGCGAATTACCGATCTACGGCGATGGCGGAAACATCCGCGATTGGCTGCATGTTGAGGATCATGCGCGGGCGCTCATCGCGGTCATACAGAGAGGCCAACCAGGCGAGACCTATGCGATCGGGGGTAAGGCTGAACGTACAAACCTCGACGTCGTCAAGGCCGTTTGCTCCCTCATCGACGAGTTCGCTTTCAATTCGTCCCGGGGACCCGCTGAACATTTGATCCGTTTTGTGACTGATCGCCCCGGGCATGATCGACGCTACGCCATTGATTGTTCCAAAATCGAGGCTGAACTCGGCTGGACACCGCAAGAGAGCTTTGAGAGCGGGCTTACCAAGACTGTGTGCTGGTATCTCGACAACCAAGAATGGTGGCAGCCTATCCGTAGCGGCGTCTATCGTGGTGAACGTTTGGGCGTTGCATAA